CAATATTGCCCCCAAGGCACAACAATTAGCCGTGCTGCATCCGCGCGGCTTTTGCAGCAAACCATAGCTTTTTGAGCCGGAATCCGCGAATATCTGCTCTCGGTGCGGCGTGCTCCCCTCTTGCGCAGGGCGGCGCTTGCGGCTACTCTGCGCGGCATGTCCCAATCCGTATTTACCATCGAACACACCGACGGCGCGGCCCGCGCCGGGGTGCTGCGCACGGCTCACGGCACCATCCCCACGCCTATCTTTATGCCCGTGGGAACCGTGGGATCCGTCAAGGCTCTTGCCCCGGATGATCTGGCCGCCATTGGCGCGCCTATCATTCTGGGCAATACCTATCACCTTTATCTGCGCCCCGGCGACGAGCTTGTGCACAGGCGCGGGGGGCTGCACAAGTTCGCCTCCTGGCCTGGCTCCATCCTGACGGACAGCGGCGGTTTTCAGGTATTCAGCCTGAGTTCGCTGCGCAAGATCCGCGAGGAAGGCGTGGAGTTCCGCTCGCATCTTGATGGCTCAAAGCATCTGTTTACGCCTGAAAAGGTGCTGGAAATCCAGCGTAACCTGAATTCAGACATCATGATGGTGCTTGATGAATGCGTGCCCTTTGGCGCGGATTACGCCTATACGGAAAAATCCCTGGCCCTGACCACGCGCTGGGCCAAGCGCGCCATGGACGCCTATCCGCCCGGTTCGGCGCATAATCTGATGTTTGGCATCACGCAGGGCGGTTTTTACAAAGACCTGCGCGAACGCTCGGTAAACGAACTGTGCGCCATGGATTTTGACGGCTTTGCCATTGGCGGGCTTTCGGTGGGCGAGCCGAAAGACAAGATGTACGATCTGCTCTACCACACTGCGCCCCTGCTACCCGGTGAAAAGCCGCGCTACCTTATGGGCGTGGGGACGCCGCTGGACATTGCCACGGGCATTCATGCCGGGGTGGACATGTTCGACTGCGTGCTGCCCACCCGCAATGCGCGTAACGGCACGCTCTACACGTCGCTT
This DNA window, taken from Desulfovibrio desulfuricans DSM 642, encodes the following:
- the tgt gene encoding tRNA guanosine(34) transglycosylase Tgt; the encoded protein is MSQSVFTIEHTDGAARAGVLRTAHGTIPTPIFMPVGTVGSVKALAPDDLAAIGAPIILGNTYHLYLRPGDELVHRRGGLHKFASWPGSILTDSGGFQVFSLSSLRKIREEGVEFRSHLDGSKHLFTPEKVLEIQRNLNSDIMMVLDECVPFGADYAYTEKSLALTTRWAKRAMDAYPPGSAHNLMFGITQGGFYKDLRERSVNELCAMDFDGFAIGGLSVGEPKDKMYDLLYHTAPLLPGEKPRYLMGVGTPLDIATGIHAGVDMFDCVLPTRNARNGTLYTSLGKINIKRREFAEDDGPLDPNCRCYACRNFSRAYLRHLYASQELLSFRLNSLHNLTYFLDLARNARQAIVEGRYMDFLAKITALYPDEAARAAAGS